A genomic window from Lotus japonicus ecotype B-129 chromosome 1, LjGifu_v1.2 includes:
- the LOC130730738 gene encoding isoamylase 2, chloroplastic, with amino-acid sequence MANLLPSFSFSVSPQNQHQNRTKWSFFHKPCIQRMQQQLVSRNLQDLTNPFSQNLISKLCATSRLSVEETEQKVTTFIQAQDLKKAVPYLFRTGISEGLVKVYVTKKKVSSFVYIEVSSLEFGEGEGTPVLCWGVYRADSSSVDAGTGMNVTPLVKISQGKFTVELEFDAEQVPMYLSFLLRSSFDSGLEIRSHLKRNFCVPVGFLPGYPAPLGFSFSPDGSMNFAVFSRHAEGVVLCLYDDDSGVEKPALELDLDPYVNRTGDIWHVAFESSWTFVRYGYRFRGALVHRNKDGGYEDEGVVLDPYARIIENFYPSGVGSMKNLGRLGQEPAFDWGDDYHLDLPMEKLVVYRLNVKRFTEHESSQLPSDLAGTFSGLAKKLQHFKDLGVNAVLLEPVFTFDKEKGPYFPCHFFAPTSAYGPSSGPVSTITSMKEMVKAMHANGIEVLMEVVFSNTAEMAALQGIDDSSYYYDNGVGNLKLHNALNCNFPIVQNLILDSLRHWVTEFHIDGFSFINASHLLKGFHGEYLSRPPLVEAIAFDPVLSKTKIVADCWDPHGIAVAKENPFPHWMRWAEINTKFCDDVRNFLRGENLLSNLATRLCGSGDMFSDGRGPAFSFNYISRNSRLSLVDLVSFSNGDLAAELSWNCGEEGPTNNTTVLERRLKQIRNFLFILFVSLGVPVLNMGDESGQSSGGSPAYGDIKPFNWSALKTGFGKQTMQFISFLTSLRIRRSDVLQSRCFLKEKNIEWSGSDQALPKWEDPSCKFLAMTLKAEKLEFPENSTICDDGSGDLFIAFNADDKPETVVLPLLPEGMSWYRLVDTALPFPGFFSTNGEFVPEQASGLTVYQMKSYSCTLFEVKHSTS; translated from the coding sequence ATGGCAAATCTCTTGCCAtcattctcattctcagtgaGTCCTCAGAATCAGCACCAAAACAGAACAAAATGGTCCTTTTTTCACAAACCTTGCATCCAAAGGATGCAGCAGCAACTTGTGAGCAGGAATTTGCAAGATCTCACCAACCCCTTTTCCCAGAATCTCATTTCCAAACTGTGCGCCACATCACGGTTGTCTGTGGAGGAAACCGAGCAGAAAGTCACTACCTTTATCCAAGCTCAAGATCTAAAAAAGGCAGTACCGTATTTGTTCAGGACAGGAATCAGTGAAGGTTTGGTTAAGGTTTATGTCACAAAGAAAAAGGTTAGTTCTTTTGTGTATATTGAAGTTTCTTCTTTGGAATTTGGTGAAGGGGAAGGAACACCTGTGTTGTGTTGGGGTGTGTACAGAGCTGATTCATCGAGTGTAGATGCAGGAACAGGGATGAATGTGACCCCCCTGGTGAAAATTTCTCAGGGGAAGTTTACTGTTGAATTGGAATTTGATGCAGAACAAGTTCCTATGTACTTGTCTTTTTTGTTGAGATCTTCGTTTGATTCCGGGTTGGAAATCAGAAGCCACTTGAAAAGGAATTTCTGTGTGCCTGTTGGTTTTCTTCCTGGGTACCCTGCTCCTCTGGGGTTCTCATTTTCCCCTGATGGGTCTATGAATTTTGCTGTTTTCTCAAGACATGCAGAGGGTGTGGTTTTGTGTTTGTATGATGATGACAGTGGTGTGGAGAAGCCTGCTTTGGAGCTTGATCTGGATCCTTATGTCAATAGGACAGGCGACATCTGGCATGTCGCGTTTGAGAGTTCCTGGACTTTTGTGAGATACGGTTATCGCTTCCGAGGAGCTCTTGTTCACAGGAACAAGGATGGTGGTTATGAAGATGAGGGTGTTGTTTTGGATCCATATGCTAGGATCATTGAGAATTTTTATCCTAGTGGTGTTGGATCAATGAAGAATCTTGGAAGGTTGGGACAGGAACCTGCTTTTGACTGGGGTGATGATTACCATCTGGATTTGCCCATGGAGAAACTAGTGGTGTATAGGTTGAATGTGAAGCGATTCACAGAGCACGAGTCCAGCCAACTCCCGAGTGATTTAGCTGGGACCTTCTCTGGTTTGGCAAAAAAGCTGCAGCATTTTAAGGATCTGGGTGTGAATGCTGTTCTGTTGGAGCCAGTTTTCACATTTGATAAGGAGAAAGGACCATATTTTCCTTGCCATTTTTTTGCTCCGACGAGTGCTTATGGACCATCTAGTGGTCCTGTATCTACCATCACCTCTATGAAAGAGATGGTGAAGGCTATGCATGCCAATGGGATAGAGGTTCTCATGGAAGTTGTTTTCTCCAACACTGCTGAGATGGCTGCCCTGCAAGGAATTGACGACTCATCCTACTATTATGATAATGGAGTTGGTAATCTGAAGTTGCACAATGCTTTGAATTGTAACTTTCCTATAGTGCAGAATTTGATTCTAGATAGCCTTCGGCATTGGGTAACTGAGTTTCACATTGATGGCTTCTCTTTCATAAATGCTTCACATCTGTTGAAAGGGTTTCATGGAGAATACTTGTCTCGGCCGCCATTGGTTGAAGCAATTGCTTTTGACCCTGTACTCTCCAAGACTAAAATCGTTGCAGATTGCTGGGATCCTCATGGCATAGCAGTAGCAAAGGAAAATCCGTTTCCTCATTGGATGAGATGGGctgaaataaatacaaaattttgTGATGATGTTAGAAATTTTTTGAGGGGTGAAAACCTTCTTAGCAACCTTGCAACCAGACTTTGTGGAAGTGGTGACATGTTTTCTGATGGAAGAGGCCCTGCATTCTCTTTTAATTACATTTCAAGGAACTCTCGACTTTCTCTGGTGGACTTGGTCAGCTTCAGCAATGGTGATCTAGCTGCAGAGTTAAGTTGGAATTGTGGAGAAGAAGGACCTACTAATAACACCACTGTCCTTGAAAGACGACTCAAACAAATCCGCAATTTCCTTTTCATCTTGTTTGTGTCATTAGGAGTGCCTGTTCTGAACATGGGAGATGAGAGTGGTCAATCTTCTGGTGGTTCTCCTGCATATGGTGACATAAAACCTTTCAATTGGAGTGCTTTGAAAACAGGTTTTGGTAAACAAACCATGCAATTCATTTCATTCTTAACTTCACTGAGAATAAGGAGGAGTGATGTTCTTCAGAGTAGGTGTttcttaaaagaaaaaaacattgaATGGAGTGGAAGTGATCAGGCTCTCCCAAAGTGGGAAGACCCATCCTGCAAGTTCTTGGCCATGACTTTGAAGGCGGAAAAATTGGAGTTCCCAGAGAACTCTACTATTTGTGATGATGGATCAGGGGATTTGTTTATTGCTTTCAATGCAGATGATAAACCAGAAACTGTAGTTTTGCCCCTGCTTCCAGAAGGGATGTCATGGTACCGTTTAGTTGATACAGCTCTTCCATTTCCAGGCTTTTTCTCCACAAATGGTGAATTTGTCCCTGAGCAGGCGTCAGGTTTAACTGTTTATCAAATGAAGTCTTACAGTTGCACATTGTTTGAGGTAAAACACAGTACCAGTTAA
- the LOC130730739 gene encoding CSC1-like protein At4g02900 — translation MATVADIATSAAINLLSAVAFLVAFAVLRLQPFNDRVYFPKWYLKGIRGSPTSSSSLVKKFVNLDFRTYIRFLNWMPAALHMPEPEVIDHAGLDSAIYIRIYILGIKIFAPITVLAFIVLVPINWTGKTLEAPGAKELTFSSIDKISISNIPFGSQRFWAHIVMSYVFSTWTCYSLYKEYRIIATMRLRFLASERRRPDQFTVLVRNVPPDPDESVSEHIEHFFCVNHPDHYLMHHVVYNANKLASIVAKKKKLQNWYIYYQNKYERDPSKRPTTRTGIMGIIGTKVDALDHYTAAIDQLSLQEAVERENVMKDPNALIPAAFVSFKTRWGAAVCAQTQQTSNPTIWLTEWAPEPRDVYWENLAIPYFDLNIRRLLMSVSLFFLTFFFMIPIALVQSLANIESIEKVLPFLKHIIEKPSVKSVIQGFLPGLALKIFLAMLPKILMAMSKIEGFSSLSSLERRSASKYYLFVLVNVFLGSVITGTAFQQLQQFIDQPSTKFTKTVGSTIPMKATFFITYIMIDGWAGIAAEILRLAPLITFHLKNTFLVKTEQDRQSAMDPGSLEFATSEPRIQLYFMLGHVYAPVTPLLLPFIVVFFAFSYLVFRHQIINVYNQQYESGASFWPDVHRRVIIGLIISQFLLMGLLSTRGANKSTLLLIAQPVLTIWFHRYCKGRFESAFVKFPLEDAMVKDTLERAVEPNLNLRLYLQDAYVHPVFKGNELEKPVIIDDEEENPLIPTKRSSRRSSKPQSDNGAGSASSSSGAAVI, via the exons ATGGCGACTGTTGCGGACATTGCTACTTCCGCAGCCATCAATCTGTTGTCTGCAGTTGCATTCCTGGTGGCTTTTGCGGTGTTGCGGCTTCAGCCTTTCAACGATCGCGTCTACTTCCCGAAATGGTACCTCAAAGGGATAAGAGGCAGCCCCACATCTTCCAGCTCGCTTGTGAAGAAATTTGTTAACCTTGACTTCAGGACCTACATTAGGTTTCTGAATTGGATGCCTGCCGCGCTGCATATGCCTGAGCCTGAGGTTATTGATCACGCAGGGCTTGACTCGGCTATCTATATTCGGATCTACATTCTCGG CATCAAAATATTTGCCCCGATTACGGTTCTTGCTTTTATTGTTTTGGTTCCTATTAACTGGACCGGGAAAACTTTGGAAGCACCGGGAGCCAAGGAGTTGACGTTTAGCAGTATTGACAAGATTTCAATATCAAACATTCCATTTGGATCACAAAG ATTTTGGGCACATATTGTCATGTCATATGTCTTCTCAACTTGGACATGCTATAGTCTTTACAAGGAGTACAGGATTATAGCAACAATGAGATTGCGATTTTTGGCGTCTGAACGTCGTCGACCAGACCAATTTACT gTGCTAGTCAGGAATGTTCCCCCAGATCCCGATGAATCAGTCAGTGAGCACATTGAACATTTCTTTTGCGTCAATCATCCTGATCACTACCTGATGCATCAT GTTGTTTATAATGCAAATAAGCTTGCATCAATAGttgcaaagaagaagaaattgcaAAACTGGTATATTTACTACCAGAACAAATATGAAAGAGATCCTTCAAAGAGACCAACTACTCGG ACAGGTATTATGGGTATTATTGGGACTAAAGTTGATGCTCTTGATCACTATACTGCAGCAATTGATCAATTGAGCCTACAA GAAGCTGTAGAAAGAGAAAATGTTATGAAGGATCCCAATGCTCTTATTCCTGCAGCATTTGTTTCATTCAAAACCCGATGGGGTGCAGCTGTTTGTGCTCAAACTCAACAAACTAGTAATCCAACCATTTGGCTGACAGAATGGGCTCCTGAGCCTCGTGATGTCTACTGGGAAAATCTTGCAATTCCATATTTTGATCTCAATATTCGAAGATTACTCATGTctgtctctttatttttccttactTTCTTCTTCATGATACCAATAGCATTGGTCCAATCTCTAGCCAACATTGAGTCGATTGAGAAGGTCCTTCCTTTCTTGAAGCATATAATTGAAAA GCCATCTGTCAAGTCTGTTATTCAAGGATTTCTGCCAGGGCTAGCACTGAAGATATTTCTTGCAATGCTTCCAAAAATTCTCATGGCAATGTCCAAAATAGAAGGTTTTTCATCACTTTCATCTTTGGAACGGAGGTCAGCTTCCAAATATTACTTGTTTGTTCTCGTCAATGTGTTCCTTGGAAGCGTTATCACTGGAACCGCATTTCAGCAACTTCAGCAGTTTATTGATCAGCCCTCTACAAA GTTCACAAAAACGGTTGGCAGTACAATCCCCATGAAAGCCACATTCTTCATCACATACATAATGATCGATGGATGGGCTGGAATAGCTGCAGAGATCCTTAGGTTAGCTCCGTTAATTACGTTCCACTTGAAGAACACATTCTTGGTGAAGACTGAGCAAGACAGACAGAGTGCTATGGATCCTGGTAGCTTGGAATTTGCTACATCTGAACCTCGTATCCAGTTATATTTCATGCTAGGGCATGTCTATGCTCCAGTCACACCTTTACTCCTCCCCTTCATTGTAGTCTTCTTTGCTTTTTCCTACCTGGTCTTTCGGCACCAG ATTATCAATGTGTATAACCAGCAATATGAGAGTGGAGCATCCTTTTGGCCTGATGTCCACCGTCGAGTAATCATAGGCTTGATTATATCTCAGTTTCTTCTGATGGGGTTGTTAAGTACAAGAGGCGCCAATAAGTCGACCCTGTTGCTTATTGCACAACCTGTCTTGACAATCTGGTTCCACAGATATTGCAAAGGGCGCTTCGAATCTGCGTTTGTAAAATTCCCACTAGAG GATGCCATGGTGAAGGATACACTTGAACGAGCTGTTGAACCAAACTTGAACCTGAGACTTTATCTTCAGGATGCTTACGTGCACCCAGTTTTCAAGGGCAACGAGTTGGAAAAACCAGTAATCATTGATGACGAAGAGGAAAATCCACTTATTCCGACAAAAAGAAGTTCTCGTCGGAGTAGCAAGCCTCAATCTGATAATGGAGCCGGTAGTGCTAGCAGTTCCTCAGGTGCAGCCGTCATTTGA